A window of Amycolatopsis australiensis contains these coding sequences:
- the ahcY gene encoding adenosylhomocysteinase — protein sequence MSDKLQTRNGLDFAVADLSLADAGRTQVRLAEHEMPGLMAIRREYAAAQPLKGARIAGSLHMTVQTAVLIETLVALGAQVRWVSCNIFSTQDEAAAAVVVGPEGTPDAPAGTSVFAWKGETLEEYWWCTDRLFAFPGGQAPNMILDDGGDATLLVHKGAESEAAGAVPQPSEEDSEEYRIVLETLRASLAADGSRFTRMAKEIRGVTEETTNGVKRLYKLARDGELLFPAMNVNDSVTKSKFDNKYGIRHSLVDGLNRATDVMIGGKRAVVCGYGDVGKGAVEALRGQGARVAVTEIDPICALQAAMDGLDVVELDDVVGQADIFITTTGNFGIISAGQMSRMKHNAIVANVGHFDNEIDMAGLAKWPGITKNEIKPQVHEWTFPGGHAVIVLSEGRLMNLGNATGHPSFVMSTSFTNQVIAQIELFTKPGEYATGVHRLPKHLDEKVARLHLDALGVKLTKLTKTQAEYIGVDVAGPYKLDHYRY from the coding sequence ATGAGTGACAAGCTGCAGACCCGCAATGGCCTCGACTTCGCCGTCGCCGACCTCTCCCTCGCCGACGCCGGCCGCACCCAGGTGCGCCTGGCCGAGCACGAAATGCCCGGCCTGATGGCGATCCGCCGCGAGTACGCCGCCGCGCAGCCGCTGAAGGGGGCCCGCATCGCCGGGTCGCTGCACATGACCGTCCAGACCGCCGTGCTCATCGAGACGCTGGTCGCGCTCGGCGCGCAGGTGCGCTGGGTGTCCTGCAACATCTTCTCCACCCAGGACGAGGCCGCCGCCGCGGTGGTCGTCGGCCCCGAGGGCACGCCCGACGCCCCGGCGGGCACCTCGGTGTTCGCCTGGAAGGGCGAGACGCTCGAAGAGTACTGGTGGTGCACCGACCGGCTCTTCGCCTTTCCGGGCGGGCAGGCCCCGAACATGATCCTCGACGACGGCGGCGACGCCACCCTGCTCGTCCACAAGGGAGCCGAGTCCGAAGCCGCCGGCGCCGTCCCGCAGCCGTCCGAAGAGGACTCCGAGGAGTACCGGATCGTCCTGGAGACGCTGCGCGCGAGCCTGGCCGCCGACGGCAGCCGGTTCACCCGCATGGCCAAGGAGATCCGTGGCGTCACGGAGGAGACGACCAACGGCGTCAAGCGGCTTTACAAGCTGGCCCGCGACGGCGAGCTGCTCTTCCCGGCGATGAACGTCAACGACTCCGTCACGAAGTCCAAGTTCGACAACAAGTACGGCATCCGGCACTCCCTTGTGGACGGGCTCAACCGGGCCACCGACGTGATGATCGGCGGCAAGCGCGCGGTCGTCTGCGGCTACGGCGACGTCGGCAAGGGCGCGGTCGAGGCGCTGCGCGGCCAGGGCGCCCGGGTGGCCGTCACCGAGATCGACCCCATCTGCGCGCTCCAGGCGGCCATGGACGGGCTGGACGTGGTGGAGCTGGACGACGTCGTCGGCCAGGCCGACATCTTCATCACGACCACCGGCAACTTCGGCATCATCTCCGCCGGGCAGATGAGCCGGATGAAGCACAACGCGATCGTCGCGAACGTCGGCCACTTCGACAACGAGATCGACATGGCGGGACTGGCGAAGTGGCCGGGCATCACCAAGAACGAGATCAAGCCGCAGGTGCACGAGTGGACGTTCCCCGGCGGCCACGCGGTCATCGTGCTCTCCGAAGGCCGCCTGATGAACCTGGGCAACGCGACCGGCCACCCGTCGTTCGTGATGTCGACCTCGTTCACCAACCAGGTCATCGCGCAGATCGAGCTGTTCACCAAGCCCGGCGAGTACGCGACCGGCGTCCACCGGCTGCCGAAGCACCTCGACGAGAAGGTGGCCCGCCTGCACCTGGACGCCCTCGGTGTGAAACTCACCAAGCTCACGAAAACCCAGGCGGAATACATCGGCGTCGACGTCGCCGGTCCGTACAAGCTCGATCACTACCGGTACTGA
- a CDS encoding GNAT family N-acetyltransferase yields MISTRAARADDEAALAKLDERTWTPAVSPAPAPPPGTPFFDDGTRPGDVLVAEHDGAVAGYVRLGAGFGIPAHRHVVVIDGLAVDPDRRRLGIARQLVEAAVAEARRRGARKVTLRVLGPNTGARRVYERCGFVVEGVLRGEFRIDGEDVDDVLMARFLA; encoded by the coding sequence GTGATCAGCACCAGGGCGGCCCGCGCCGACGACGAAGCCGCGCTCGCGAAGCTCGACGAGCGCACGTGGACCCCCGCCGTCTCCCCCGCACCCGCGCCACCGCCCGGGACGCCGTTCTTCGACGACGGCACCCGTCCCGGAGACGTCCTCGTCGCCGAGCACGACGGTGCCGTCGCCGGGTACGTGCGCCTCGGCGCGGGGTTCGGCATCCCCGCCCACCGGCACGTGGTGGTGATCGACGGGCTCGCCGTCGACCCGGACCGGCGCCGGCTCGGCATCGCGCGGCAGCTCGTCGAGGCCGCCGTGGCGGAGGCGCGGCGGCGGGGTGCCCGCAAGGTGACGCTGCGCGTGCTCGGGCCCAACACCGGCGCCCGGCGCGTCTACGAGCGGTGCGGGTTCGTCGTGGAAGGCGTGCTGCGCGGCGAATTCCGCATCGACGGCGAAGACGTCGATGACGTGCTCATGGCCCGCTTCCTCGCTTGA
- a CDS encoding AurF N-oxygenase family protein has protein sequence MGVEAQHRDVTAARLLKSSAKNSYDPYVDVDWDAPLAEGKAYMPLERVSLYGTDLWAKLTPEQRIELSKHEIASIMSVGLWFEIVLMHLLARYVFDLDARTEHAQYALTEIGDETRHSVMFARTAERLGVPRYGVPKVVHRAAKVFGATAAGPSMFASVLVAEETTDRLQRSMMDDDGIQPLIRSVNRIHVVEEARHVRFAKEEVLRETPKLSKAALRRHRVRTALVAYGVIDSMVDPRIYRSVGIDPRAGRAAALANPHFHETRRWMAEKIVPFLREADLIGGRSEAIWRRAHLL, from the coding sequence ATGGGCGTCGAGGCCCAGCACCGGGACGTCACCGCGGCTCGCCTGCTCAAAAGCTCCGCGAAGAACTCCTACGACCCGTACGTCGACGTCGACTGGGACGCGCCGCTGGCCGAAGGCAAGGCGTACATGCCGCTGGAGCGCGTCTCCCTCTACGGCACGGACCTGTGGGCGAAGCTCACCCCCGAACAGCGGATCGAGCTGTCCAAGCACGAGATCGCCAGCATCATGAGCGTCGGGCTGTGGTTCGAGATCGTCCTCATGCACCTGCTCGCGCGGTACGTCTTCGACCTCGACGCCCGCACCGAGCACGCCCAGTACGCGCTGACCGAGATCGGCGACGAGACCCGGCACTCGGTGATGTTCGCGCGGACCGCCGAACGGCTCGGCGTGCCCCGCTACGGCGTCCCGAAGGTCGTGCACCGCGCCGCGAAGGTGTTCGGCGCGACGGCCGCGGGCCCGTCGATGTTCGCCAGCGTGCTGGTCGCCGAGGAGACCACCGACCGGCTGCAGCGCTCCATGATGGACGACGACGGCATCCAGCCGCTGATCCGCTCGGTCAACCGCATCCACGTCGTCGAGGAGGCCCGGCACGTCCGCTTCGCCAAGGAGGAAGTGCTGCGCGAGACGCCGAAGCTGTCGAAGGCGGCGCTGCGGCGGCACCGGGTGCGGACCGCGCTCGTCGCCTACGGCGTGATCGACAGCATGGTCGACCCGCGGATCTACCGCAGCGTCGGGATCGACCCGCGCGCGGGCCGCGCGGCGGCGCTGGCGAACCCGCACTTCCACGAGACCCGCCGCTGGATGGCCGAGAAGATCGTGCCGTTCCTGCGCGAGGCGGACTTGATCGGCGGCCGGTCGGAAGCGATCTGGCGGCGCGCGCACCTGCTCTGA
- a CDS encoding TetR/AcrR family transcriptional regulator, giving the protein MTKVDGRAARWAGQQQRRRAEFVDAALAAIAEHGPDVSTEQIAERAGVARTRLYKHFDGAADLQRAIAERAAELVTAELEPLWHPSGSPNEMISTVISTHLRWLTEHAHLHRYLTRAAPGPTDVRGTIARHLSHLFTGYLTAFGLDPAPADTIAFGLVGYVESATTRWLDHPGTLTRTQLTDQLTGTIWAMLDHTLRAGGVRLDPDRPLPLPEGLQNSGTQGRCPELR; this is encoded by the coding sequence GTGACCAAGGTCGACGGGCGGGCGGCGCGCTGGGCGGGCCAGCAGCAGCGGCGGCGGGCCGAGTTCGTCGACGCCGCCCTGGCGGCCATCGCCGAGCACGGCCCGGACGTCTCGACCGAGCAGATCGCCGAACGCGCCGGCGTCGCCCGCACGCGGCTGTACAAGCACTTCGACGGCGCGGCCGACCTGCAGCGGGCGATCGCCGAACGGGCGGCCGAGCTGGTCACGGCCGAGCTCGAGCCGTTGTGGCACCCCTCGGGGTCACCCAACGAGATGATCTCGACGGTGATCTCGACGCACCTGCGCTGGCTGACCGAGCACGCCCACCTGCACCGCTACCTGACCCGCGCGGCACCGGGGCCGACGGACGTCCGCGGCACGATCGCCCGCCACCTCAGCCACCTGTTCACCGGCTACCTGACGGCGTTCGGCCTGGACCCGGCCCCGGCCGACACGATCGCGTTCGGCCTGGTCGGCTACGTCGAGTCGGCGACGACCCGCTGGCTCGACCACCCCGGCACGCTCACCCGGACCCAGCTGACCGACCAGCTGACGGGCACGATCTGGGCGATGCTGGACCACACGCTGCGGGCGGGCGGGGTGCGGCTGGACCCGGACCGGCCGCTGCCGCTGCCGGAGGGGCTCCAGAACTCTGGCACCCAGGGACGTTGCCCCGAGTTGAGGTGA
- a CDS encoding DNA polymerase IV, whose product MKWVLHVDLDQFIAAVEIARHPELRGKPVVVGGNGDPAERAVVATASYEAREFGIRSGMPLRIAAKRCPDAVFLPSDPDAYLEVSARVMAVVREFPVVVEVLGWDEAFVGAEADDPEALAAAIKAAIARETGLSCAVGIGDNKLRAKLATGFGKPGGIYRLTRENWWDVMAARPTDALWGIGGKTAKKLAELGVHTVLDLAGADPAELAARFGPKTGPWLRLLGGGISDAEVSATPWVARSRSRETTFQRDLTDPAEMAAEVAALAKRVARDVLDEGRPAARIAVKVRFVPFLTHTHSVTLPEPTSDAAEIDRAAQEVLGMFELTRPVRLLGVRAEFPREESASGSGDP is encoded by the coding sequence GTGAAGTGGGTCCTGCACGTCGACCTCGACCAGTTCATCGCCGCGGTCGAGATCGCCCGTCACCCGGAGCTGCGCGGCAAGCCCGTCGTGGTCGGCGGCAACGGCGACCCCGCCGAGCGTGCCGTGGTCGCGACCGCGTCGTACGAGGCGCGCGAGTTCGGGATCCGGTCCGGCATGCCGCTGCGGATCGCCGCGAAGCGCTGCCCGGACGCCGTTTTCCTGCCCAGCGACCCGGACGCCTACCTCGAGGTCTCGGCGCGCGTGATGGCGGTCGTGCGGGAGTTCCCGGTGGTCGTGGAGGTGCTCGGCTGGGATGAGGCGTTCGTCGGCGCGGAGGCCGACGACCCCGAGGCGCTGGCGGCCGCGATCAAGGCGGCGATCGCGCGGGAGACCGGGTTGTCGTGCGCGGTCGGGATCGGCGACAACAAGCTGCGGGCCAAGCTCGCCACCGGGTTCGGCAAGCCGGGCGGGATCTACCGGCTGACGCGGGAGAACTGGTGGGACGTGATGGCCGCCCGGCCGACCGACGCGCTGTGGGGCATCGGCGGCAAGACGGCGAAGAAACTCGCCGAGCTGGGCGTCCACACGGTCCTCGACCTGGCGGGCGCCGATCCGGCCGAGCTCGCCGCGCGGTTCGGCCCGAAGACCGGCCCGTGGCTGCGGCTGCTCGGCGGCGGCATCAGCGACGCGGAGGTGAGCGCGACACCGTGGGTGGCCCGCTCCCGCAGCCGCGAGACGACGTTCCAGCGCGACCTCACGGACCCGGCGGAGATGGCGGCGGAGGTGGCGGCGCTGGCGAAGCGGGTCGCCCGGGATGTCCTCGACGAAGGCCGCCCGGCGGCGCGGATCGCGGTGAAGGTGCGGTTCGTGCCGTTCCTGACGCACACGCACAGCGTCACCCTGCCGGAACCGACGTCGGACGCCGCGGAGATCGACCGGGCCGCACAGGAGGTGCTGGGCATGTTCGAGCTGACCCGCCCGGTGCGGCTGCTCGGCGTCCGCGCGGAGTTCCCGCGCGAAGAGAGCGCCTCCGGCAGCGGCGACCCGTGA
- a CDS encoding DUF3040 domain-containing protein: MLSHHDRTELEKIERSLELSDPDLAAALRDGKRPKSRALRSAFLIVVDVLAVMLLVLGLVLPDPGITLCGILALTGTVWTHVARHRI; encoded by the coding sequence ATGCTCAGCCACCACGACCGCACGGAGCTCGAAAAGATCGAGCGCAGCCTCGAACTCAGTGACCCCGACCTGGCCGCCGCCCTGCGCGACGGCAAGCGCCCGAAGTCGCGGGCGCTGCGGAGCGCCTTCCTGATCGTCGTCGACGTCCTCGCGGTGATGCTGCTGGTCCTGGGGCTGGTCCTGCCCGATCCCGGGATCACGCTCTGCGGGATCCTCGCGCTCACCGGCACCGTCTGGACCCACGTGGCGCGCCACCGGATCTGA
- a CDS encoding cobalamin-independent methionine synthase II family protein translates to MTLPTEPIGSIPRPGYLVEGLGAFAAGRIDAAALAELEDRALADTVRRFEETGSPVLTDGEQGKPSFATYPLAGLTALAPDGVVIPFADGHTRQLPRLTAGPFRYATHADSYLTRAKALTTKPVKQAVIAASALSLIYPGDGIDGYPRERFLADLVDVAEADIRRSLDAGAHSVQIDFTEGRLSLKLDPSGGLLRQFVDLNNAVLERFTAQERAKIGVHTCPGGDQDSVHSLDVSYAGLLPALFSLKAGAFYVQLASEADPEAALAVIRDHLKAGQRIFVGVTDPIDPRVETPEEVRDRVLAAAKFLPADRLGTCDDCGFSPFADDTSTSRDIAFAKIRARVEGTRLAAEQL, encoded by the coding sequence ATGACCCTGCCCACCGAACCGATCGGCAGCATCCCGCGCCCGGGCTACCTCGTCGAGGGGCTCGGCGCGTTCGCCGCCGGGCGGATCGACGCCGCCGCGCTCGCCGAGCTGGAGGACCGGGCGCTGGCCGACACGGTCCGCCGGTTCGAGGAGACCGGCTCACCGGTGCTGACCGACGGCGAACAGGGCAAACCGAGCTTCGCGACCTACCCGCTGGCCGGGCTGACCGCGCTGGCGCCCGACGGTGTCGTCATCCCGTTCGCCGACGGCCACACCCGGCAGCTGCCGCGGCTGACCGCCGGGCCGTTCCGCTACGCGACCCACGCCGACTCCTACCTGACCCGGGCGAAGGCGCTCACCACCAAGCCGGTCAAGCAGGCCGTGATCGCCGCGTCGGCCCTGTCGCTGATCTACCCGGGCGACGGCATCGACGGCTATCCGCGGGAGCGGTTCCTCGCCGACCTGGTGGACGTGGCCGAGGCGGACATCCGCCGCAGCCTCGACGCGGGAGCGCACTCGGTGCAGATCGACTTCACCGAAGGACGGCTCTCCCTGAAGCTCGACCCGTCGGGTGGGCTGCTGCGGCAGTTCGTCGACCTCAACAACGCGGTCCTGGAGCGGTTCACGGCGCAGGAACGCGCGAAGATCGGCGTCCACACGTGCCCGGGCGGCGACCAGGACTCGGTGCACAGCCTCGACGTCTCCTACGCGGGCTTGCTGCCCGCGTTGTTCTCGCTCAAGGCAGGCGCCTTCTACGTCCAGCTCGCCAGCGAGGCCGACCCCGAAGCCGCGCTGGCGGTGATCCGCGACCACCTGAAGGCAGGCCAGCGGATCTTCGTCGGGGTGACCGACCCGATCGATCCGCGGGTGGAGACGCCGGAGGAGGTCCGCGACCGGGTGCTGGCCGCGGCGAAGTTCCTGCCCGCCGACCGGCTCGGCACGTGCGACGACTGCGGGTTCTCGCCGTTCGCCGACGACACGTCCACCTCGCGTGACATCGCGTTCGCGAAGATCCGGGCACGCGTCGAGGGCACCCGGCTGGCGGCCGAGCAGCTGTGA
- a CDS encoding LysE family translocator translates to MLPAATAAAFLLVVILGAMSPGPDFVVVTRSSLTGGRRAGIAAGAGIALGVFAWVVAIAFGVAAVLTASAVAFSVVKLVGGAYLVFLGVKAWLAVRRGEYRDLGEATSARPLTAAAAFRQGLFTNLLNPKVAVYFLALLPQFLPAGGATLQTLELAAIATAGTVLWFVTLALVVGALRRFFGSARVRRGLDAVLGSVLVALGLKVAAETA, encoded by the coding sequence GTGCTCCCGGCTGCCACCGCCGCTGCGTTCCTGCTCGTCGTCATCCTCGGCGCGATGTCGCCCGGGCCGGACTTCGTCGTGGTCACGCGCTCGTCGCTCACCGGCGGGCGGCGGGCCGGGATCGCCGCCGGCGCCGGGATCGCGCTGGGCGTCTTCGCCTGGGTCGTCGCCATCGCGTTCGGGGTGGCGGCCGTGCTGACGGCCTCCGCCGTCGCCTTCAGCGTCGTCAAGCTCGTCGGCGGCGCCTACCTCGTCTTCCTCGGTGTCAAGGCGTGGCTGGCCGTGCGCCGCGGGGAGTACCGGGACCTCGGCGAGGCGACGAGCGCCCGGCCGCTCACGGCCGCCGCCGCCTTCCGGCAGGGATTGTTCACCAACCTGCTCAACCCCAAGGTCGCCGTGTACTTCCTCGCGCTGCTCCCCCAGTTCCTCCCCGCCGGCGGCGCCACCCTGCAGACCCTCGAACTGGCCGCCATCGCCACCGCCGGCACCGTGCTGTGGTTCGTCACCCTCGCGCTCGTCGTCGGCGCGCTGCGCCGGTTCTTCGGCTCCGCCCGCGTGCGCCGGGGCCTCGACGCTGTGCTCGGCAGCGTGCTCGTCGCACTCGGCCTGAAGGTCGCCGCCGAAACGGCGTGA
- a CDS encoding GTP cyclohydrolase II codes for MTAEVRTRVRIPLRLDGGAAVDAEAVTFRGLADGGEHLAFVLGTPGDVPLVRPHSECLTGDVFGSARCDCGPQLAEAVRRISETGGYLLYLRQEGRGIGLYNKLDAYALQDGGLDTYAANAALGLPEDARDYTVAAQMLAALGVPEVDLLSNNPDKAAQLKAAGIVVRAQVPTGVFATETNVRYLRAKAEQTGHTLPGLAS; via the coding sequence ATGACGGCTGAGGTGCGGACGCGGGTGCGGATCCCGCTGCGGCTCGACGGCGGTGCCGCGGTCGACGCCGAGGCCGTCACGTTCCGCGGTCTCGCCGACGGCGGCGAGCACCTCGCGTTCGTCCTCGGCACGCCCGGCGACGTGCCGCTCGTGCGGCCGCACTCCGAGTGCCTCACCGGCGACGTCTTCGGGTCCGCGCGCTGCGACTGCGGGCCGCAACTGGCCGAGGCCGTCCGGCGCATCTCCGAAACCGGTGGCTACCTGCTCTACCTGCGCCAGGAGGGCCGGGGCATCGGCCTGTACAACAAGCTCGACGCGTACGCCTTGCAAGACGGCGGCCTCGACACGTACGCGGCGAACGCGGCGCTCGGCCTGCCCGAAGACGCGCGCGACTACACCGTCGCCGCCCAGATGCTGGCGGCGCTGGGCGTGCCGGAGGTCGACCTGCTGTCGAACAACCCGGACAAGGCGGCGCAGCTGAAGGCGGCGGGGATCGTCGTCCGCGCGCAGGTGCCGACCGGCGTGTTCGCCACCGAGACCAACGTCCGGTACCTGCGGGCGAAGGCCGAGCAGACCGGACACACGCTGCCCGGCCTGGCCAGCTAG
- a CDS encoding MarR family winged helix-turn-helix transcriptional regulator, with translation MTDRPAEDLDYLSFVDYAIGKTKAELPDTDPVAMRLGLTLHRLAGALVYDWESTVHRPRGLSWGGFRVLFVLWLAGPLESRHAARLAGMSRAAVSALVKTLERDGLVTRAQVPHDRRAVRLALTEAGHTAVTDAYQAHNTRERAWAASLTPSEQTVLIGLLEKLTTGPAAAGAQRLA, from the coding sequence ATGACCGACCGACCGGCCGAAGACCTCGACTACCTCTCGTTCGTCGACTACGCGATCGGGAAGACGAAGGCGGAGCTGCCGGACACCGACCCGGTCGCGATGCGCCTCGGCCTCACCCTGCACCGGCTGGCGGGCGCGCTGGTCTACGACTGGGAGTCGACGGTGCACCGGCCGCGCGGCCTGAGCTGGGGCGGGTTCCGGGTGCTGTTCGTGCTGTGGCTGGCCGGCCCGCTCGAGTCCCGCCACGCGGCACGCCTGGCCGGGATGAGCCGCGCGGCGGTGTCGGCGCTGGTCAAGACCCTGGAACGGGACGGGCTGGTGACGCGCGCGCAGGTCCCCCACGACCGCCGCGCGGTCCGCCTGGCGCTGACGGAAGCGGGCCACACGGCGGTGACGGACGCCTACCAGGCGCACAACACGCGCGAGCGGGCCTGGGCCGCATCGCTGACGCCGTCGGAACAGACCGTCCTGATCGGACTGCTGGAGAAGCTCACGACGGGCCCCGCCGCGGCGGGCGCCCAGCGCCTCGCCTAG
- a CDS encoding MBL fold metallo-hydrolase: MTKKAFASSADLAEKAQTLENLADGVWALTAEGDPNIGAIEGEDFLVCFEALATPVAAREWLAKLREHTGKPVRYLVLSHYHAVRVLGASAFGADVIVAHENTRALVAERGKEDWESEFGRMPRLAKGAESVPGLTWPTLTFSDRLTIDLGGDRGDLVLQYCGRGHTEGDIVAWLPRHKILYAGDLVEAEAALYTGDAFHREWSSSTLDRVAAFGAETLIGGRGGVSRGAEAVEAAIAQTRHFLGTMIREVGAVHDAGGTLKEAFERTHTALEGQYGHWPIFEHCLPFDVSRLWDELSGIERPVIWTAERDREVWDQLQG, from the coding sequence GTGACGAAGAAAGCCTTCGCCTCTTCGGCCGACCTGGCGGAGAAAGCGCAGACCCTGGAGAACCTCGCGGACGGCGTCTGGGCGCTCACCGCCGAGGGCGACCCCAACATCGGCGCGATCGAAGGCGAGGACTTCCTCGTCTGCTTCGAGGCGCTGGCCACGCCGGTCGCGGCGCGCGAATGGCTCGCGAAGCTGCGTGAGCACACCGGTAAGCCGGTGCGCTACCTGGTGCTGAGCCACTACCACGCGGTGCGCGTGCTCGGCGCGTCGGCGTTCGGCGCGGACGTGATCGTCGCGCACGAGAACACCCGGGCCCTGGTCGCCGAGCGCGGCAAGGAGGACTGGGAGAGCGAGTTCGGCCGGATGCCGCGGCTGGCGAAAGGCGCCGAGTCCGTCCCCGGCCTGACCTGGCCCACACTCACCTTCTCCGACCGGCTGACCATCGACCTCGGCGGCGACCGCGGTGACCTCGTGCTGCAGTACTGCGGGCGCGGCCACACCGAAGGCGACATCGTGGCCTGGCTGCCCCGGCACAAGATCCTCTACGCCGGCGACCTGGTGGAAGCCGAGGCCGCGCTGTACACCGGCGACGCGTTCCACCGCGAGTGGTCATCGTCCACTTTGGACCGTGTCGCGGCGTTCGGGGCCGAGACGCTGATCGGCGGCCGCGGCGGGGTGAGCCGCGGCGCGGAGGCCGTCGAAGCCGCGATCGCGCAGACCCGGCACTTCCTCGGCACGATGATCCGCGAGGTCGGTGCCGTCCACGACGCCGGCGGCACGCTGAAGGAGGCCTTCGAGCGCACGCACACGGCGCTCGAAGGGCAGTACGGGCACTGGCCGATCTTCGAGCACTGCCTGCCCTTCGACGTCTCGCGGCTGTGGGACGAGCTGTCCGGGATCGAGCGGCCGGTGATCTGGACGGCCGAACGCGACCGCGAAGTCTGGGACCAGCTGCAGGGATGA